TTTAAAATGTCTTTTGCATCCTCAGTGACGTACGCCGGTATTATCAATGGGGCGTTGATGATGTTTTCGTAAGTCTTCATCGTATTCTTGTCGTAAAACGGAGTGTGTCCCGATAGCATCTCGTATATGAGAATACCAAAACTCCACCAGTCAACAGACTTGTTGTATGGCTTCGTGTTGACTACCTCGGGGGCAATATAATCTGGTGTTCCACATAACGTATACGTTATGTCGGGAACATATTTGGCGAAACCAAAATCCGTCACCTTAATATGACCGTTCTTATCCAGCAGAATATTCTCTGGTTTCAAATCCCGGTATATTATATTCAGATCGTGCAAATACTCCAGTGCCAGGCATATCTCAGCAGCGTAAAATTTGGCTACAGGGTTAGGAAACCGTTTAGATTTCCtcaacaaactgaaaagtTCGCCGCCCTCCGCATAGTCCATGACCATGAAGACGTATTGAGAGGTCTGAAACGTACCCCACAGTCGGATAATAAATGGGTGGGTTATAACAGATAACATCTTCCTTTCGTCATTTGTGTGCTCGACTTGCTTAAGTCTTACTACAGTCTTCTTTCGGAGCACCTTCAGCGCATAGAATCTACCATTGTGCTTTGAACGTATGAGATGTACTCTCCCAAAGGAACCAGTCCCCAGCGTTCTTAACAGTTGAAAGTCCCTAAGTGTGTACTTCCCGGATGTTGGCCTCCCAGTGGTCAACGGATTTACATGCGACGGGGCAAGTGTCACACATTTTTCTGACGGAACTGCTGGTACAGCAGCAACCGGTTGCTTGACATTGTGCTCCCTCATGACCAACGTCCTACCATCCAGATTCGACTCACTAGTTACCGTCAACTCATCCTTGAGTTTGGCTTCCACCATATCCTTATCATTAATTTTCCCGTTCCTCCATGCCCGGACAGAGCCATACGAGGACTCAGCCTTCGATTTTATCGGCAACAAAAGCTTTTGCAGCGTGTTATTACTCTGCGGGTCCAAATACATCCAAAACCGTTGCTCAACCCTGTCTCTCGGACCTCTTACCGCTAAACCGTCGACTCCCCCTCTTGTAAACGTCACATTATCGAGTATCTCGAAATCCTGCATTTTcacttttccttttttttcctttcgCTGAAACTGCATTTACCCGATGCGGACTCTATTTTCCTGTTACGGCACTgccaagccctaattttcaattctttttaAGTATGACGAGCTCCCTCACAATAGTGCTGGCATTATCCAAGCCCTAATTCCCTTTTTCGGATCAGGCCACTGAGGAGTTCCTCTGTGGTGTCTTCCATGGTTTGTGCCTTCAGACTTGGTCGTCTGCTTGATCAGCAAGAAGCGGTAGGGCTGGTCCCGTTGTGTTGTCAATACGAAGTAGGACTGCAAACAAAATAGGCAAATAGTGAGCCCGCCAGTGGCACGTACAGGAAGTACTCCGGCTTGAAAGAAATGGTAGCACTGTAGATCTTCAGAAATATGGGAGGCAGAACGAGCATTGTTAGTGAATTGAGTAGCGCAATCGCCCCAAACACTTGTCCCGTGTTCTCCTGGTTCTCTTTGTAGTATTTTACGATGGCCGACTCGGTAACAGGTGTGCATATCCTCCCCAGGGCTCTGAACACGAGGAATACCAAAATTGACATCGAATAGGTGTTATTGATTAGCGGCGTAGCAACCCCGACGGAGACGAAAACCAAGGAGCAGGTGATAGTAAACTTGTCTAAGTAGTCGA
This sequence is a window from Huiozyma naganishii CBS 8797 chromosome 3, complete genome. Protein-coding genes within it:
- the TPK3 gene encoding cAMP-dependent protein kinase catalytic subunit TPK3 (similar to Saccharomyces cerevisiae TPK1 (YJL164C) and TPK3 (YKL166C); ancestral locus Anc_1.182); its protein translation is MQFQRKEKKGKVKMQDFEILDNVTFTRGGVDGLAVRGPRDRVEQRFWMYLDPQSNNTLQKLLLPIKSKAESSYGSVRAWRNGKINDKDMVEAKLKDELTVTSESNLDGRTLVMREHNVKQPVAAVPAVPSEKCVTLAPSHVNPLTTGRPTSGKYTLRDFQLLRTLGTGSFGRVHLIRSKHNGRFYALKVLRKKTVVRLKQVEHTNDERKMLSVITHPFIIRLWGTFQTSQYVFMVMDYAEGGELFSLLRKSKRFPNPVAKFYAAEICLALEYLHDLNIIYRDLKPENILLDKNGHIKVTDFGFAKYVPDITYTLCGTPDYIAPEVVNTKPYNKSVDWWSFGILIYEMLSGHTPFYDKNTMKTYENIINAPLIIPAYVTEDAKDILKGLINRELSERLGNLQGGTADVKAHPWFSEVAWEKLLARSIETPYEPPIRHGQGDSSQFDRYAEEEINYDFDGEDSYGDLMKDF